A window of the Mus musculus strain C57BL/6J chromosome 18, GRCm38.p6 C57BL/6J genome harbors these coding sequences:
- the Tslp gene encoding thymic stromal lymphopoietin precursor, translating to MVLLRSLFILQVLVRMGLTYNFSNCNFTSITKIYCNIIFHDLTGDLKGAKFEQIEDCESKPACLLKIEYYTLNPIPGCPSLPDKTFARRTREALNDHCPGYPETERNDGTQEMAQEVQNICLNQTSQILRLWYSFMQSPE from the exons ATGG TTCTTCTCAGGAGCCTCTTCATCCTGCAAGTACTAGTACGGATGGGGCTAACTTACAACTTTTCTAACTGCAACTTCACGTCAATTACGAAAATATATTGTAACATAATTTTTCATGACCTGACTGGAGATTTGAAAGGG GCTAAGTTCGAGCAAATCGAGGACTGTGAGAGCAAG CCAGCTTGTCTCCTGAAAATCGAGTACTATACTCTCAATCCTATCCCTGGCTGCCCTTCACTCCCCGACAAAACATTTGCCCGGAGAACAAGAGAAGCCCTCAATGACCACTGCCCAGGCTACCCTGAAACTGAG AGAAATGACGGTACTCAGGAAATGGCACAAGAAGTCCAAAACATCTGCCTGAATCAAACCTCACAAATTCTAAGATTGTGGTATTCCTTCATGCAATCTCCAGAATAA